One genomic segment of Peromyscus leucopus breed LL Stock chromosome 23, UCI_PerLeu_2.1, whole genome shotgun sequence includes these proteins:
- the Rpl21 gene encoding 60S ribosomal protein L21 yields the protein MTNTKGKRRGTRYMFSRPFRKHGVVPLATYMRIYKKGDIVDIKGMGTVQKGMPHKCYHGKTGRVYNVTQHAVGIIVNKQVKGKILAKRINVRIEHIKHSKSRDSFLKRVKENDQKKKEAKEKGTWVQLKRQPAPPREAHFVRTNGKEPELLEPIPYEFMA from the exons ATGACGAAcacaaagggaaagaggaggggaacCCGCTATATGTTCTCCAGGCCTTTTAGGAAGCATG GAGTTGTTCCTTTGGCCACTTACATGCGAATCTACAAGAAAGGTGATATTGTAGACATCAAG GGAATGGGCACTGTTCAAAAAGGAATGCCTCATAAGTGTTACCATGGCAAAACCGGGAGAGTCTACAATGTCACCCAGCATGCCGTAGGCATCATTGTAAACAAGCAAGTTAA GGGCAAGATTCTTGCCAAGAGAATTAACGTGCGGATTGAGCACATCAAGCACTCTAAGAGCCGAGACAGCTTCCTCAAGCGGGTGAAGGAGAACgaccagaagaaaaaggaagccaaGGAGAAGGGCACCTGGGTTCAGCTGAAGCGCCAG CCCGCCCCACCCAGAGAAGCACACTTTGTGAGGACTAACGGGAAGGAGCCTGAGCTGCTGGAGCCCATTCCATACGAATTCATGGCCTAa